One genomic region from Streptomyces sp. NBC_00582 encodes:
- a CDS encoding carbohydrate binding domain-containing protein, producing MGSAALALAGAIALPGTAEAANILTNPGLESGSLSPWSCTGNLGSVVSSPVHGGSKALAGAVSSSDIARCGQTVSVQPNTTYTLSGWVRGSYVYLGVDGGASTWTSSPTAYSRLSVSFTTGASQTSATVYVHGWYAQGTYYADDIALDGPGGGGGGSDTQAPSTPTGLTSTGKTSSSVSLSWGAATDNVGVTAYDVYSGSSRVLSVSGTSATVSGLSPSTGYTFSVRARDAAGNVSGASNAVSVTTNAGSGGTSFKQAAPYLYEGWGDPPSVSTVMSATGIKWFTMAFMLDGGGCNPMWDSTRPLTGGVDQTVINQVRSAGGDVVPSFGGWQGSKLGANCSSASALAAALQKVIDAYALKAIDMDIENTDEFENEAVQARILTALKTVKANNPGLRTIVTFGTSTTGPTYYGNRLIEQAKSIGADIDVFTIMPFDFGGGSDMYGNTVNATEGLKAKLKSTFGWDDATAYAHIGISGMNGLSDQQENTTPAIWTQIRDWANSHHIARLAYWAVNRDRSCPGGGVVSNCSGISQSTWQFTSITAGFTG from the coding sequence ATGGGCTCCGCCGCCCTCGCGCTCGCCGGGGCCATCGCCCTGCCCGGCACCGCCGAGGCGGCGAACATCCTCACCAATCCCGGACTGGAATCCGGCTCCCTCTCCCCCTGGTCCTGTACCGGCAACCTCGGCTCGGTCGTCTCCTCGCCCGTGCACGGCGGCTCCAAGGCCCTTGCCGGGGCGGTGAGTTCGAGCGACATCGCCCGGTGCGGCCAGACCGTCTCCGTCCAGCCGAACACGACGTACACGCTGAGCGGCTGGGTCCGCGGCAGTTACGTCTACCTCGGCGTCGACGGCGGCGCCTCCACCTGGACGTCGTCGCCGACGGCGTACAGCCGACTGTCGGTGTCCTTCACCACCGGCGCCTCGCAGACCAGCGCGACCGTCTATGTGCACGGCTGGTACGCCCAGGGCACCTACTACGCCGACGACATCGCTCTGGACGGGCCGGGCGGCGGGGGCGGCGGCTCGGACACCCAGGCGCCGAGTACGCCGACCGGGCTGACCTCCACCGGCAAGACCTCCTCCAGCGTGTCGCTGTCCTGGGGCGCCGCCACCGACAACGTCGGCGTCACGGCGTACGACGTCTACAGCGGCTCCTCGCGGGTGCTGAGCGTCTCCGGCACCTCCGCCACCGTGAGTGGACTCTCGCCCAGCACGGGCTACACCTTCAGCGTGCGGGCGCGCGACGCCGCCGGGAACGTCTCCGGAGCGTCCAACGCGGTGTCCGTCACGACGAACGCGGGCAGCGGCGGGACCTCGTTCAAGCAGGCCGCGCCCTATCTGTACGAGGGCTGGGGCGATCCCCCGAGTGTGTCCACGGTGATGAGCGCGACGGGCATCAAGTGGTTCACGATGGCGTTCATGCTGGACGGGGGCGGCTGCAACCCGATGTGGGACAGCACCCGTCCGCTGACGGGCGGGGTCGACCAGACCGTCATCAACCAGGTCCGCTCGGCGGGCGGTGACGTCGTGCCGTCGTTCGGCGGCTGGCAGGGCAGCAAGCTCGGCGCCAACTGCTCCTCCGCGAGCGCCCTCGCCGCCGCGCTGCAGAAGGTGATCGACGCCTACGCGCTCAAGGCGATCGACATGGACATCGAGAACACGGACGAGTTCGAGAACGAGGCCGTGCAGGCGAGGATCCTGACCGCGCTGAAGACCGTGAAGGCCAACAACCCGGGGCTGCGGACCATCGTCACCTTCGGGACCTCGACCACCGGGCCGACGTACTACGGCAACCGCCTGATCGAGCAGGCCAAGTCGATCGGCGCCGACATCGACGTCTTCACCATCATGCCGTTCGACTTCGGCGGCGGCTCGGACATGTACGGCAACACGGTGAACGCCACGGAGGGGCTGAAGGCCAAGTTGAAGTCCACCTTCGGCTGGGACGACGCGACCGCGTACGCCCACATCGGCATCTCCGGTATGAACGGTCTGTCCGACCAGCAGGAGAACACCACCCCGGCGATCTGGACGCAGATCCGCGACTGGGCCAACTCCCACCACATCGCCCGGCTCGCCTACTGGGCCGTCAACCGTGACCGGTCCTGCCCGGGCGGGGGCGTGGTGAGCAACTGCTCCGGCATCAGCCAGAGCACCTGGCAGTTCACGTCCATCACTGCGGGCTTCACCGGCTGA
- a CDS encoding alpha-L-fucosidase — protein sequence MPMQPWFTDAKLGIFVHWGIYAVDGVQESWSFYDDIVPHEQYMSQLGRFTGAHYDPKAWADLFARAGARYAVLTSRHHDGVALWDTAYGDLNLGRDYLTGYAEALREKGLKVGLYYSHSDWNHPDYASTRKPGRPPEMEDNRYSECSAEDEDLEAWERFIAYRDGQIRELASRYRPDLMWFDGEWDRSEEQWRIPELAALVRSYSPHVVFNARMLSEGDYATPEQGAPIVPPDGPWELCLTINDSWGYQHHDHNHKSPAQLVRYFTETIGGGGNLLLDVGPMEDGTIPQPQVERLEGLGEWIRRHADAVYGTVRGLPAGHHYGPSTLSADGRTLYLTVFDAPRAEIGVRGLATPVRKVTVLGTGTELGHRVVGGLHEAVGVLWIDPPAEADLDPYATVLAVELDGELELYRGSGRF from the coding sequence GTGCCCATGCAACCCTGGTTCACCGACGCCAAGTTGGGGATCTTCGTCCACTGGGGCATCTACGCCGTCGACGGCGTGCAGGAGTCCTGGTCGTTCTACGACGACATCGTGCCGCACGAGCAGTACATGTCCCAGCTCGGCCGTTTCACCGGCGCCCACTACGACCCGAAGGCCTGGGCCGATCTGTTCGCCCGCGCCGGCGCCCGGTACGCGGTGCTGACGAGCCGTCACCATGACGGTGTGGCGCTGTGGGACACGGCGTACGGCGATCTCAACCTGGGCCGCGACTACCTCACCGGCTATGCCGAGGCCCTGCGGGAGAAGGGTCTCAAGGTCGGCCTGTACTACTCGCACTCCGACTGGAACCACCCCGACTACGCCAGCACCCGCAAGCCGGGCCGTCCGCCGGAGATGGAGGACAACCGCTACTCGGAGTGCTCGGCCGAGGACGAGGATCTGGAGGCCTGGGAGCGGTTCATCGCCTACCGGGACGGCCAGATCAGGGAGTTGGCCTCCCGCTACCGGCCCGACCTGATGTGGTTCGACGGGGAGTGGGACCGTAGCGAGGAGCAGTGGCGCATCCCCGAACTGGCGGCGCTCGTCCGGTCGTACTCCCCGCACGTCGTCTTCAACGCCCGGATGCTCAGCGAGGGCGACTACGCCACCCCCGAGCAGGGCGCCCCCATCGTGCCGCCGGACGGCCCGTGGGAGCTGTGTCTGACGATCAACGACTCGTGGGGCTACCAGCACCACGACCACAACCACAAGTCGCCGGCCCAGCTGGTGCGTTACTTCACGGAGACCATCGGCGGGGGCGGCAATCTGCTGCTCGACGTCGGCCCGATGGAGGACGGCACCATCCCGCAGCCGCAGGTCGAGCGGTTGGAGGGGCTGGGGGAGTGGATCCGCCGGCACGCCGACGCCGTGTACGGGACCGTCCGCGGGCTGCCGGCCGGGCACCACTACGGTCCCAGCACGCTCTCCGCCGACGGCCGCACGCTCTACCTCACGGTGTTCGACGCGCCGCGCGCGGAGATCGGGGTACGCGGTCTGGCGACGCCGGTCCGCAAGGTCACCGTGCTCGGCACGGGGACCGAACTCGGGCACCGGGTGGTGGGCGGGCTGCACGAGGCGGTCGGCGTGCTGTGGATCGACCCGCCGGCCGAGGCCGACCTCGACCCGTACGCCACCGTGCTCGCCGTGGAACTGGACGGTGAGTTGGAGCTCTACCGGGGCTCGGGCCGCTTCTGA
- a CDS encoding alpha-mannosidase, with protein MHDERRRIEERVERVHNQRIKPAIYAATVPFEVEAWQAPGEPVPFEEAAGAAYAPFAMGTPWGPPWGTTWFRMSGQVPAEWAGRRVEAVIDLGFVGDWPGNQAEALVHRTDGTPLKAVNPLNQYVPVGNPAAGGERIDYLVEAASNPDILANDFAEPTLLGDVLTAGDRPLYTFRRADLAVLDEQVWHLDLDLQVLRELMVHLGEHEPRRHEIMHALDRAMDALDLDDISGSAAAVREVLAPVLARPAHASAHTISGVGHAHIDSAWLWPIRETKRKTSRTFSNVTSLADEYEDFIFACSQAQQYEWVRDNYPHVWARIQESVKKGQWAPVGGMWVEADGNLPGGEAIARQLIHGKRFFIEHFGVETKGVWLPDSFGYTAAYPQLAKLAGNDWFLTQKISWNQTNKFPHHTFWWEGIDGTRIFTHFPPVDTYNARFSGEEMDRAVRNYSEKGAGTRSLAPFGWGDGGGGPTREIMERARRLADLEGSPKVVVEHPDQFFAKAREEYPDAPVWVGELYLELHRATYTSQARTKQGNRRSEHRLREAELWATTAALHAPGYAYPYEKLDRLWKTVLLHQFHDILPGSSIAWVHREAEAEYARVAGELEALTAEAVAALGAGGTRVFNTSPYDRAEVIRTSAGAPAYIEVPASGSAPLASASAADGSPQPVTVSGRTLDNGLVRVQVAEDGTLSSVFDIRANREVLAGRGNLLRLHTDLPNYWDAWDIDKHYKNRFTDLLDPDSVTVVEDDPLLGAIRVTRSFGKGSTLTQTITVRAGSPRIDIETDIDWHEAEKIIKAAFPVDVRAAHSSAEIQFGHVQRPTHTNTSWESARFEVSGHRWVHIGEPGYGVAVLNDSTYGHDVSRTVREDGGTTTTVALSLVRAPRIPDPEADQGRHRFTYSLLPGATIGDAVAEGYALNLPLRVAESAGAAEPVVSVDGDGVTVEAVKLADDRSGDVVVRLYESRGGRARGLVRAGFPLAGFEVTDLLERPREEDAAAAVAADGGVEVTLRPFQVLTLRLRRGE; from the coding sequence ATGCACGACGAACGCCGCCGCATCGAGGAGCGCGTCGAGCGCGTCCACAACCAGCGCATCAAGCCCGCGATCTACGCGGCCACCGTTCCCTTCGAGGTCGAGGCCTGGCAGGCGCCGGGGGAGCCCGTCCCGTTCGAGGAGGCCGCGGGCGCCGCCTACGCGCCCTTCGCGATGGGCACCCCGTGGGGGCCGCCCTGGGGGACGACCTGGTTCCGGATGAGCGGACAGGTGCCCGCCGAGTGGGCGGGCCGGCGGGTCGAGGCCGTCATCGACCTCGGCTTCGTCGGCGACTGGCCCGGCAACCAGGCCGAGGCCCTGGTCCACCGCACCGACGGCACCCCGCTGAAGGCCGTCAACCCGCTCAACCAGTACGTCCCGGTCGGCAACCCGGCGGCCGGCGGTGAGCGGATCGACTATCTGGTCGAGGCGGCCTCCAACCCCGACATCCTGGCGAACGACTTCGCCGAGCCGACGCTGCTCGGCGATGTACTGACGGCGGGCGACCGTCCACTGTATACATTCCGCCGCGCCGACCTCGCCGTCCTCGACGAGCAGGTCTGGCACCTCGACCTGGACCTCCAGGTGCTGCGTGAGCTGATGGTCCACCTCGGTGAGCACGAGCCGCGCCGTCACGAGATCATGCACGCCCTCGACCGGGCCATGGACGCCCTCGACCTGGACGACATCTCCGGCAGCGCCGCCGCGGTCCGCGAGGTCCTCGCGCCCGTCCTGGCCCGGCCCGCGCACGCCAGCGCCCACACCATCTCGGGCGTCGGCCACGCGCACATCGACTCCGCGTGGCTCTGGCCGATCCGTGAGACCAAGCGCAAGACGTCCCGCACCTTCTCCAACGTGACGTCGCTGGCCGACGAGTACGAGGACTTCATCTTCGCCTGCTCCCAGGCCCAGCAGTACGAGTGGGTGCGCGACAACTACCCGCACGTGTGGGCCCGCATCCAGGAGTCGGTGAAGAAGGGCCAGTGGGCGCCCGTCGGCGGTATGTGGGTGGAGGCCGACGGCAACCTGCCCGGCGGCGAGGCCATCGCCCGCCAGCTCATCCACGGCAAGCGGTTCTTCATCGAGCACTTCGGCGTCGAGACCAAGGGCGTGTGGCTGCCCGACTCCTTCGGCTACACCGCCGCCTACCCGCAGCTCGCCAAGCTCGCGGGCAACGACTGGTTCCTCACCCAGAAGATCTCCTGGAACCAGACCAACAAGTTCCCCCACCACACCTTCTGGTGGGAGGGCATCGACGGCACCCGCATCTTCACCCACTTCCCGCCGGTCGACACCTACAACGCCCGCTTCAGCGGGGAGGAGATGGACCGCGCGGTCCGCAACTACTCCGAGAAGGGGGCCGGTACGCGCTCGCTCGCCCCGTTCGGCTGGGGCGACGGCGGTGGCGGCCCCACCCGCGAGATCATGGAACGCGCCCGTCGCCTCGCCGACCTGGAGGGCTCGCCCAAGGTCGTCGTCGAGCACCCCGACCAGTTCTTCGCCAAGGCCCGCGAGGAGTACCCGGACGCGCCCGTCTGGGTGGGCGAGCTCTACCTGGAGCTGCACCGCGCCACCTACACCTCCCAGGCCCGCACCAAGCAGGGCAACCGGCGCAGCGAACACCGGCTGCGCGAGGCCGAGCTGTGGGCGACGACGGCCGCGCTGCACGCGCCGGGCTACGCCTACCCGTACGAGAAGCTGGACCGGCTGTGGAAGACGGTGCTGCTGCACCAGTTCCACGACATCCTGCCGGGCTCGTCGATCGCCTGGGTGCACCGCGAGGCCGAGGCCGAGTACGCGCGCGTCGCCGGGGAACTGGAGGCGCTGACGGCCGAGGCGGTCGCGGCGCTCGGCGCGGGCGGCACCCGGGTGTTCAACACCAGCCCGTACGACCGCGCCGAGGTGATCCGCACCTCGGCGGGCGCTCCGGCGTACATCGAGGTGCCCGCGAGCGGCAGCGCGCCTCTTGCCTCCGCCTCCGCCGCCGACGGGTCGCCGCAGCCGGTGACCGTCTCCGGACGGACCCTCGACAACGGACTGGTCCGTGTACAGGTGGCGGAAGACGGCACACTGTCTTCTGTATTCGACATCCGGGCGAACCGCGAGGTCCTCGCCGGCCGCGGCAACCTGCTCCGGCTGCACACCGACCTGCCCAACTACTGGGACGCCTGGGACATCGACAAGCACTACAAGAACCGGTTCACGGACCTGCTCGACCCGGACTCGGTCACCGTCGTCGAGGACGACCCGCTGCTCGGCGCGATCCGCGTCACCCGTTCCTTCGGCAAGGGCTCGACCCTCACCCAGACGATCACCGTCCGGGCCGGCAGCCCGCGCATCGACATCGAGACCGACATCGACTGGCACGAGGCCGAGAAGATCATCAAGGCGGCCTTCCCTGTCGACGTGCGGGCCGCGCACTCCTCCGCCGAGATCCAGTTCGGCCATGTCCAGCGGCCGACGCACACCAACACCAGCTGGGAGTCGGCCCGTTTCGAGGTCTCCGGCCATCGCTGGGTGCACATCGGCGAACCCGGCTACGGTGTCGCGGTCCTCAACGACTCGACGTACGGCCACGACGTCTCGCGCACGGTCCGCGAGGACGGCGGGACGACGACCACGGTCGCCCTCAGCCTGGTGCGCGCCCCGCGCATCCCGGACCCCGAGGCGGACCAGGGCCGGCACCGCTTCACGTACTCCCTGCTGCCGGGCGCCACGATCGGCGACGCGGTCGCCGAGGGCTACGCCCTCAACCTGCCGCTGCGCGTGGCGGAGTCGGCGGGAGCGGCGGAGCCGGTCGTGAGCGTGGACGGCGACGGGGTGACCGTCGAGGCGGTCAAGCTCGCCGACGACCGTTCGGGCGATGTGGTGGTGCGCCTGTACGAGTCGCGGGGCGGCCGGGCCCGGGGCCTCGTGCGCGCCGGGTTCCCGCTGGCCGGCTTCGAGGTGACCGATCTGCTGGAGCGGCCCCGCGAGGAGGACGCGGCGGCGGCCGTGGCGGCCGACGGCGGGGTCGAGGTGACCCTGCGCCCCTTCCAGGTCCTCACGCTGCGCCTGCGGCGCGGCGAGTAG
- a CDS encoding 6-phospho-beta-glucosidase yields the protein MKLTILGGGGFRVPLVYGALLGDRAEGRVTEVVLHDLDDSRLYAVARVLDEQAAGIPDAPTVTATTDLDEALRGADFIFSAIRVGGLQGRADDERVALAEGVLGQETVGAGGIAYGLRTVPVAVDIARRVARLAPDAWLINFTNPAGLVTEAMSRHLGDRVIGICDSPVGLGRRIARVLGANPRDAWIDYVGLNHLGWVRGLRIAGRDELPRLLTDPDLLGSFEEGKLFGVDWLRSLGAIPNEYLHYYYFNREAVRAYQQAEKTRGAFLREQQAHFYEEMRDPGAAALAAWDRTRAEREATYMAENRETAGAGERDADDLSGGYEKVALALMRAIARDERTTLILNVRNQGTLSVLDADAVIEVPCLVDANGAHPVAVDPLPGHATGLVCAVKAVEREVLAAAESGSRATAVKAFALHPLVDSVNVARRLVQGYTEVHPGLAYLRR from the coding sequence GTGAAGCTGACGATTCTGGGCGGCGGAGGGTTCCGGGTGCCGCTCGTGTACGGGGCGCTCCTCGGTGACCGGGCGGAGGGGCGGGTCACCGAAGTCGTTCTGCACGATCTGGACGACAGTCGACTGTATGCAGTCGCCCGTGTACTGGATGAACAAGCCGCCGGCATCCCCGACGCCCCGACCGTCACGGCCACCACCGACCTCGACGAGGCTCTGCGCGGCGCCGACTTCATCTTCTCCGCGATCCGCGTCGGCGGCCTCCAGGGCCGCGCCGACGACGAGCGGGTCGCCCTCGCCGAGGGCGTCCTCGGCCAGGAGACGGTCGGCGCCGGCGGGATCGCCTACGGTCTGCGGACGGTCCCCGTCGCCGTCGACATCGCCCGGCGCGTCGCCCGGCTCGCCCCCGACGCCTGGCTGATCAACTTCACCAACCCGGCGGGCCTGGTCACCGAGGCCATGTCCCGCCACCTCGGCGACCGTGTCATCGGGATCTGCGACTCGCCGGTCGGCCTCGGCCGCCGGATCGCCCGGGTGCTCGGCGCGAACCCGCGGGACGCGTGGATCGACTACGTCGGCCTCAACCACCTCGGCTGGGTCCGCGGCCTGCGCATCGCCGGGCGGGACGAGCTGCCGCGCCTGCTCACCGACCCCGACCTGCTCGGCTCCTTCGAGGAGGGCAAGCTGTTCGGCGTCGACTGGCTGCGGTCCCTCGGCGCGATCCCGAACGAGTATCTGCACTACTACTACTTCAACCGCGAGGCCGTCCGCGCCTACCAGCAGGCCGAGAAGACCCGCGGCGCCTTCCTGCGCGAGCAGCAGGCCCACTTCTACGAGGAGATGCGCGACCCCGGCGCGGCGGCCCTGGCCGCCTGGGACCGCACCCGCGCCGAGCGCGAGGCCACCTACATGGCGGAGAACCGGGAGACGGCCGGCGCCGGCGAGCGGGACGCCGACGACCTCTCCGGCGGCTACGAGAAGGTGGCCCTCGCCCTGATGCGGGCCATCGCCCGCGACGAGCGCACCACGCTCATCCTCAACGTGCGCAACCAGGGCACCCTGTCCGTGCTCGACGCCGACGCCGTCATCGAGGTGCCCTGCCTCGTCGACGCCAACGGCGCCCACCCCGTCGCGGTCGACCCGCTGCCCGGCCACGCCACCGGTCTGGTGTGCGCGGTCAAGGCGGTCGAGCGGGAGGTGCTGGCGGCGGCCGAGTCCGGGTCGCGGGCGACGGCGGTGAAGGCGTTCGCGCTGCATCCGCTGGTCGACTCCGTGAACGTCGCCCGCAGGCTCGTGCAGGGCTACACCGAGGTCCATCCCGGGCTCGCGTACCTTAGGCGCTGA